The Clostridiales bacterium FE2011 sequence AGATGCTCTCCCAGTTCAATCGCGTGATAATCGCAGCCGGTTTCCAGAATCGGATCGGTTGCCTGGCCTGTCCCGGGACCGATCTCAAGCACTGATACACCCGGCCCGATTCCTGCGTAGTCAATCAGGCTTGCAAAGAGTTCGGCACTGTACCGGGGCCTGTATTTGTCGAACTGTTCCGGGATTTTATCAAACACTTTTCTGTATTCCATCGTCAGGTTTCCTCCTTTTCTGTGACGATCAGTTTTTGATCGCAATCGCGGTGAATTCGCCCGGCAGGCTGTCGTTTTCCCAGGCGGGATGTTCGTCCAGCTGCTTCAGGCAGAACCCGCACCGGATGATGGAATTGATGATCTCGCTCATGGTATACCGGCGGTAGCTGCATTTGGGCATCCGGCTACGGATCTCTTCCGGGAAGAAACGGGCATGGGCCATTTCCCCCTCATAGACATCCGTTGAGAAATAACTCATGGTGGGGCGCCCAAGGTTCAGGCTGTCCAGGATCTTGGTAAAAGGATGGAAATCGCTGCAGATCATTTTTCCGCCCGGCTTAAGGATGGTACTCATCATTTTCATAAACTCATCGATCGTATGGAAATAATGCAGGATTCCGCCCTCCATGAAGACGATGTCGAAATAACCGGCATACTTTTCCAGATCAATCTCCAGAATGTCGCAAACCTCATAATTCAGAGGAACATTTGCTGCCTGCGCTGTTTCCATGGCATAGCGTTTGTTCTCTTCGGAGATGTCGAAAACTGTCACGTCAGCTCCGAGCAGCGCCAGGGGAACGGCTTTTTTTCCGCAGGACCCGCAGATGTTGGCAATCCGGACGCCTTTATAGCTGTCGAAGTACTGTGCGTATTTTCTCAGCATCTTTTCCGGATCCGCGGCATCTTCTTTTGCCCGTTCTGCCGGGGTTCCGGAATTTTTGACCCAGAAATCATAGGCGTTGTATTCCCATGCTTTCTTGTGCTGCTTTGTGTACTCTTTCATTCCGGTTCACTCCTTTATTCTGTTTTTATACTCCATTTGTCAGAAAGGAAACTAACAGGGAGACTGGAATCAGTCGGCTGAACTGTTCTGTTGCAGCTTTTCCCATTCCTCCCGGGTGATCGCATAGGCATAAGAGATCGTATTCTTCGGATCCGGATATTCCTTGACCTTCTTCATCCCGTTGGCCAGGGCAGTGGACCAGGAGCCGATGTTTGTGTACTTCATGTAGGAGTAGAAGATATCGTACTGTGTGTTACGGAACCCCCAGTCCCGGACAGCCCGGGCGGCTTCCTTTGCGAAACCACGCCGCCAGTACTTTTTATGGATATGATACCCGATTTCCGGCAGGATTTCACCATCAATATTCTGGAGGGTAATACCGCAGTCCCCGATAAACTCACCGGTTTCCTTCAGGATAACTGCCCAGAGACCGAATCCGTATTTCTCATAGTTGTCCAGGTTCCAGGTGATCCAGTTGCGGGTTTTCTCCTCATCAAAGGGTGCCGGGTAGTGCTGCATGGTTTCAGGATCGGACATGATTTCGTAGAGGGAATCGAAGTCGGAGAGAGTATAAGGTCTCAATAATAGTCGTTCTGTTTCAATCATAGTCGGTCTCCTTTAATTCACAATTTCGTAATCGCCGTTACCAAAGCTCTTTCAGACCTTTGACGGCTGTAGCGTGGGAGTCATTCGCCGCGCTAAAGCACGGATGACTCCGCAACAATTCATAATTCATAATTTGCGTCCTTCGGACGTAGTAAGGGACAGTGTCATCGCGTAGCGATGCCAAATGCAGAATTAAGAATGCAAAATGCAGAATTATTTGTTCTTCAGACGAAGTAAGAGGACAGCCTTAATTCTGGAGGCTACGGATTGTTTTGAGGCATAGCTTTTCTACAATGATTATTGGATAGTACCAGAAAGAAGGGGAGAAAGTTCTCCTTTGTGCCAGATGGCCAGGCGGTGCAGGGGACGGGTCATCATGACGTACAGGATCCGGCAGAGGAATTCATCCTCCGGGAAGTTTTCCGCGGAGGCATCGCAGATGCCTACACAGTCGAATTCCATGCCTTTGACAATGCTGGCCGGAAGGATCATGACACCGCCCCGGTATTCGGAATCCGTTTCAGACAGCAGGTGAGCATCCAGTTCCTGACCGATCTGCTTGTACAGTTTCTTTGCCTGCTCCGCTGTTTTTTCGATCAGGGCGATACTGTGATAGCCCTCCCGGCGCCAGGCCTGCACCTGTTCCCGGATCCGGGAAAGACGGTCTTTGTCGCTGTCCGTACGGATGATCCTGGGCTTTTCACCATGTCGCAGCACGGGCTTTGTTTCACAGATGCCTGGGATGGGATAC is a genomic window containing:
- a CDS encoding class I SAM-dependent methyltransferase, translated to MKEYTKQHKKAWEYNAYDFWVKNSGTPAERAKEDAADPEKMLRKYAQYFDSYKGVRIANICGSCGKKAVPLALLGADVTVFDISEENKRYAMETAQAANVPLNYEVCDILEIDLEKYAGYFDIVFMEGGILHYFHTIDEFMKMMSTILKPGGKMICSDFHPFTKILDSLNLGRPTMSYFSTDVYEGEMAHARFFPEEIRSRMPKCSYRRYTMSEIINSIIRCGFCLKQLDEHPAWENDSLPGEFTAIAIKN
- a CDS encoding GNAT family N-acetyltransferase, with amino-acid sequence MIETERLLLRPYTLSDFDSLYEIMSDPETMQHYPAPFDEEKTRNWITWNLDNYEKYGFGLWAVILKETGEFIGDCGITLQNIDGEILPEIGYHIHKKYWRRGFAKEAARAVRDWGFRNTQYDIFYSYMKYTNIGSWSTALANGMKKVKEYPDPKNTISYAYAITREEWEKLQQNSSAD